The following coding sequences lie in one Pseudomonas monsensis genomic window:
- a CDS encoding universal stress protein: MPYSHILVAVDLTEECDPVIHRARELSASNGAKLSLVHIVEPMAMAFGGDVPMDLSQLQQQQFDQAKERLERLKTKYAELEGANCHLTYGQPRQEIHHFAKENHCDLIVVGSHGRHGLALLLGSTANDVLHGAPCDVLAVHLVKR; the protein is encoded by the coding sequence ATGCCCTACTCCCATATCCTGGTCGCCGTAGATCTGACCGAAGAGTGCGACCCTGTGATTCACCGCGCCCGAGAGCTGTCGGCGAGCAACGGCGCCAAGCTGTCGCTGGTACATATCGTCGAACCAATGGCGATGGCGTTCGGCGGCGACGTGCCGATGGATCTGTCACAACTGCAACAACAGCAGTTCGATCAGGCCAAGGAGCGTCTCGAGCGCCTGAAAACCAAATACGCAGAGCTTGAGGGCGCCAATTGCCACCTGACCTATGGTCAGCCACGCCAGGAAATCCATCATTTCGCCAAGGAAAACCATTGCGACCTGATCGTCGTCGGCAGCCATGGCCGTCACGGCCTGGCGCTGTTGCTTGGCTCCACGGCCAATGACGTACTGCACGGCGCGCCTTGCGATGTACTGGCGGTGCACCTGGTCAAACGCTGA
- a CDS encoding ATP-binding cassette domain-containing protein — translation MTLLKFSDVSLAFGAMPLLDKVSWQIARGERVCIIGRNGTGKSSMMKLVKGDQKPDDGSVWRAPGLKIGELPQELPVADERTVFDVVAEGLDGVGALLAEYHHLSQNIVTDADLDKLMHVQHDLEARDGWRLQTLVDSTLSRLQLPADKTLAELSGGWRRRVLLAQALVSEPDLLLLDEPTNHLDIGAIAWLEEALKDFQGAVLFITHDRSFLQNLATRILELDRGGLIDWNGDYASFLVHKEAALAAEETANALFDKRLAQEEVWIRQGIKARRTRNEGRVRALKALRVERSERRERTGKANIQLETADKSGKQVMVLENVSFHHPDGPFLIKDFSMVLQRGDRIGLLGANGTGKTTLLKLMLNGLQPTSGTVEEGTRIDVAYFDQLRHQLDLEKTVIDNVAEGRDFIDIDGQSRHVLSYLGDFLFSPQRARTPVKALSGGERARLLLAKLFSKPANLLVLDEPTNDLDVETLELLEEVLLTFNGTVLMVSHDRAFLDNVVTSTLVFEGEGKVREYVGGYQDWIRQGGSPRLLGVTESKSGKADLNSAVVTAEPAVVAEPAAVAPAAKKKLSYKLQRELEALPGDIDAKEQQIAAVEAEMAEAGFYQRPPTETAKVIASLEQLQAELDALVERWAELDA, via the coding sequence ATGACCCTGCTCAAATTCAGCGATGTGTCCCTTGCATTCGGCGCGATGCCGTTGTTGGACAAGGTGTCCTGGCAGATCGCCCGTGGTGAGCGGGTGTGCATCATCGGCCGCAACGGCACTGGCAAGTCCAGCATGATGAAACTGGTCAAGGGCGACCAGAAGCCCGATGACGGCTCGGTGTGGCGTGCCCCCGGTCTGAAAATCGGCGAATTGCCGCAAGAATTGCCGGTGGCCGACGAGCGGACCGTGTTCGACGTGGTTGCCGAAGGCCTCGATGGCGTTGGCGCCTTGCTCGCCGAATACCATCACCTGAGCCAGAACATCGTCACCGATGCCGATCTGGACAAGCTGATGCACGTCCAGCACGACCTCGAAGCTCGTGACGGCTGGCGCTTGCAGACCCTGGTCGACAGCACCCTGAGCCGCCTGCAACTGCCGGCCGACAAGACCCTCGCCGAACTGTCCGGCGGCTGGCGTCGTCGCGTTCTGCTGGCGCAGGCGCTGGTGTCCGAGCCGGATCTGCTGTTGCTCGACGAACCCACCAACCACCTGGACATCGGTGCAATTGCCTGGCTCGAAGAAGCTCTGAAGGATTTCCAGGGTGCCGTGCTGTTCATCACGCACGACCGTTCTTTCCTGCAAAACCTCGCCACACGCATCCTCGAGCTGGACCGCGGCGGCCTGATCGACTGGAACGGCGACTACGCCAGCTTCCTGGTACATAAAGAAGCCGCGCTGGCTGCTGAAGAAACCGCCAACGCGCTGTTCGACAAGCGTCTGGCCCAGGAAGAAGTGTGGATCCGTCAAGGCATCAAGGCCCGTCGTACCCGTAACGAAGGCCGTGTCCGCGCCCTGAAAGCCCTGCGTGTTGAGCGCAGCGAGCGTCGCGAGCGCACCGGCAAGGCGAACATTCAGCTGGAAACCGCCGACAAGTCCGGCAAGCAAGTGATGGTGTTGGAAAATGTCAGCTTCCATCACCCGGACGGCCCGTTCCTGATCAAGGACTTCTCGATGGTCCTGCAGCGCGGCGACCGTATCGGTCTGCTCGGCGCCAACGGTACCGGCAAGACCACCTTGCTCAAGCTGATGCTAAACGGCCTGCAACCGACCAGCGGCACAGTGGAAGAGGGCACCCGGATCGACGTGGCCTACTTCGACCAGTTGCGCCATCAGCTGGATCTGGAAAAGACCGTGATCGACAACGTCGCCGAAGGTCGCGATTTTATCGACATCGACGGTCAGAGCCGCCACGTGCTGAGCTACCTCGGCGACTTCCTGTTCAGCCCGCAGCGTGCGCGCACACCGGTGAAGGCGCTGTCCGGTGGCGAGCGTGCGCGTTTGCTGTTGGCGAAGCTGTTCAGCAAGCCGGCGAACCTGCTGGTCCTCGACGAACCGACCAACGACCTCGATGTGGAAACCCTCGAGCTGCTCGAAGAAGTGCTGTTGACCTTCAACGGCACCGTGCTGATGGTCAGTCACGACCGGGCATTCCTCGACAACGTGGTCACCAGTACCCTGGTTTTCGAAGGTGAAGGCAAGGTACGTGAATACGTCGGTGGTTATCAGGACTGGATCCGTCAGGGCGGCTCGCCGCGCCTGCTGGGCGTGACCGAGAGCAAGTCGGGCAAGGCTGACCTGAATTCGGCGGTGGTTACCGCTGAGCCTGCTGTGGTTGCTGAGCCTGCCGCTGTCGCGCCGGCGGCCAAGAAGAAACTGAGCTACAAGCTGCAGCGCGAGCTGGAAGCGTTGCCGGGTGACATCGACGCCAAGGAACAGCAGATCGCTGCGGTCGAGGCTGAAATGGCCGAAGCTGGTTTCTATCAGCGTCCGCCGACCGAGACGGCCAAGGTAATTGCTTCGCTGGAGCAGTTGCAGGCTGAGCTGGATGCACTGGTGGAGCGTTGGGCCGAGCTGGATGCCTGA